AACGCATAGGAGCCGGGTCATAGAGGGTTCCGTCTATGTCAAAGACTGCGATACGGCAGTTGTCCCAGGGAGATGAATTCACGGCAGGGGGAGGTCCGGGAGGGTGTCGCGCACGAAGGCCGCAGCCTGTAGGAACGCCTGGTAGTTATTGTATCCAGCAAGGACAATCAGCGTTGTGATGACAATTCGCGCAACGTTGCGGAATTTGCCGAGGAAGCCGATCGCAGCAATGGTGAGCACATAAGGCGCTGTGTGCGCCAGGTAGAGGAAGGCGACGAAGCCGTAGACGGTATGGATAAAAATGAAGGCCGCGAGGATTATGGCGGAGGCAAATATCAACCGCCGTAGAGACACGTTGGCGTCGGTTGGCTTAAGCAAGGCCGCGACCGAAGAAATCGTGCCAGATACGAGGAGCAAGATCCAAAGCCCCAGTGCCAAAATGCCCGGCCAGTTGGACGGTACGAAATCGTCGGCAGTCATGCGCGTGCCATTCAGCCAAGTGTCGATCGTGCCCACGACAACGGGGCTGAACAACAGCACGAAGGGCCGCAGTATCATCGAGGAAACCTTGTAGTCTCCGATGAACTCGCCCTCTTTCCAGATATAGAAAACGTTGAAGAACAGTGATGCCTCGCCAAAGATGAAGTCCTGCAAGAGCGCGAGCGCCATTGCCGTCACAAGGACGGCCACGGAGATCAGAACTGGGACCTTGATATCTGACCAGATAGTGCGAAAATCCGATAGCCACCGCTTGAGCAGCGCAATCGGATGATCGAGCAGACCGTATACAATTGCCGTTGCAAGCAGGCCTGCAAACCAATTTGTGATGGTCATCGAAAGAGATGCAAGGCTTGCAAGACCGAGACCAAGATATCCGAGCCGTGTCTGCGGGCGACCAGAAATCGTGGCGTGAAGGGCGATCAGCAGCGTCGTCCCACCAAAGGTGAACGTCTCCGGCACAGTGTACCAGAACAGCATGGTTCCAGACACGAGAAACAACAGACAGATCAAGCTGCGGTCCAGTAAGCCCAGACCGATGCGGCCCAGCAACGTGAATAGCAGCACCACCGCAAATCCCGCATTGGATGCCTGAACCACGCGGACGGCTGTCATGGCATCGCCGACGAAGAGTCGGGCCAACGATGTCAACGGCCAAGTGATAAGTGAGAAAAGCGGATGCTTGTATAGGGTCCAGTGATGGTATTCACGGATCGTCATGTTCATAGCGACGATCCGCGTGTCCGAATCGAACCAAACGTCCTGGGATTGATCGGCCATTGAAAACAGACTTTGGTCGATCATGCCCGACAACACGAACGAAACCGCAACGGCTGCCGCAAAAAGCGCGGCCAAAACTATAGGGGAGAGACGCGTTGTCAAAATGGACCTCTAGCCGTGATGGGAGTGTTCGTGTTTCTAAGGAGAGAAAGTACGATTAAGGTTACTTGCACTTCGGGCAGGATTGATATGTCAGATAACGCTACTTCTGTTCCCACGCCACCTACAAACAAGAGCTAAGTTAACCGGGGTGTTGGCATGGATACGCTTAGTGAAGGTCTCGCCATGAAGCCGCTAGATACACCACAGGTGCTGACAGTCTCGCTTGAGCGAGACCTGCTGCCCAACGGCTTAATCATAGAGTCGGTGCTCGCTGCAATAGGTGGGCGTCCCGCGCAAGCGCCGGCGTTGTTGAAAGCGATGGTTACGGGGCATTTGAGCAACGTCCTGCTGCGTCAGGGCGACATGGAATTTGCCACCTTGCCGTGGCGCCAAGAGGCGTTGGACGAGTTACGGCTACACCGAGCAGCCGGAACACGGTTGATTCTGCTAGCGCAATGCGGGGCTGAAATGGCGCGGCGTGCAGTGGCGCACCTGGAACTGTTCGACGAGGTGGTCGGTGACGGCCAGGCGGCTCCGGCGACCGAGAGCTCGATCCGACAGTTGTCCCGACCGGTGCGGCCGCCGCCAATTCGTGATGCAGTTCGGGCGTTGCGACCACACCAATGGGTAAAGAACGTGCTTGTGTTCGTGCCGCTCATTGTGTCGGGTCAGTTTGACGACGTTTCCGGCTGGATATATTCCGTTCTGGCATTCGTCGCGTTCTCTTTGACGGCTTCGGCCATCTACTTGCTCAACGATCTAGCCGACCTTGAAGCGGACCGGATACATGCGCGGAAGCGCTTGAGACCGTTCGCGTCGGGCGTCCTGCCGGTGATGTGGGGATTGTGGATGGCTCCTGCGCTTCTATTTGCAGGTATAGGCACAGCCATCATGGCCAACGGTCTGCCTTATTTGGCGCTTTATGCCGTGCTATCAATCAGCTATTCGCTCGACCTTAAAAAGCGATCGTTATTCGACGTGTTCGCCTTGGCTGCGCTGTATACCGTACGCCTCTATGGCGGCGGTGAGATGTCGGGTCATTCGCCATCTGTTTGGCTGTTGGGTTTTTCAGTGTTTTTGTTCCTGGGTTTGGCGCTAATGAAGCGCATGGCCGAATTGGTGGGCACAAAGGCCGACAAATTGAAGCGTCGCGGCTACAAGCAAGCGGATCAACCACTGTTGATGGCGGCCGGCGTCGCCAGCAGCTTCTGTGCCTCGCTGGTGCTGGCGCTATACCTCGACAGTGACCAGGTTCAACTGATCTATTCCGTACCGTTCCGGCTGTGGCCCATCGTGCCACTAATGCTGTTCTGGCAATTGAAACTGTGGCACAAGACGCTACATGGGCGCATGACGGACGATCCGATCGTCTTTGCCGCCAAGGATCGCGTGTCTTGGATAGTTGGCGGTCTGATACTTGCCTGTTCCGTTTTCGCAGGTCTCCACTCCTAACTGGCAGTCAACATGACAATTCGTATATTTCTGCTGGTTCTGCTTAGCGTGACCATCAGCGCAGTCGCTCAAGTAGCCTTGAAACGTGGCATGAGTGGCCCGATCGTACAGCGGGCGCTGGACGGCAGTGAGCTCGTGCCAAAACTGATTGCAGTCGGCATGTCCCCAATGGTTTTCTTAGGGCTGGCGCTATACGCGGTTGGAGCAGTGGTGTGGCTACTGGTTCTAGCGAAAATCGACGTCAGTCAGGCCTACCCGTTTGTAGGCATCGGGTTTCTGATCACGTTGGGTTTTGGTGTTCTTCTACTTGGAGAAACCGTGACATTGGCCCGTATCATCGGCATTGCTTTCGTTTCAGTAGGTATCGTAGTGCTCAGCAGAAGCTGACATCGACGCCAATGCGCAATATTCTGTACCAGTTAAACTATTCATAGATATCTCCAGTCTAATTTTGGATCACCGACGTTTTGAGGTGGTTCCAAATGCAGCGCATACTGACTTTCCTGGCGGTTCTGACGCTGCTTTTTCCGGCAACCTTGCCCTCCTATGGTAGTGTAGGGCGCCTAGGGGCCACGCGGATGGTGCTCGAGGGGAGCTTCGATGCGCCCCTAGGCTATCAGCTGTTCTGCCTTACTAATCCGCGCCATTGCCGTGGTGGAGGAGCCAGTGAGGTCAACTACACTGATCGACTTGGCGAAATGCTCCAGCGGGTTAATTCCACCATCAATGGGGTAATACGTCCGCGCAACGAAGCTAAGGATGTTTGGTCGATCGGCGTCAGCCAGGGCGACTGTGAAGAATACGCGCTGGCCAAGCGCGCCGAACTTGTTCGGCTTGGCTTGCCTGCCAGTGCCGTGCGGATCGCAATGGCCAAAACCCGCAGCGGCCAGGGCCATGCGGTTGTTGTGGTTCGGACCAATGCGGGTGACCTCGTCCTGGACAATCTCAGAGCGCAAGTCAGCAACTGGGATGAAACTGACCTGCGCTGGGTAGCCATGGCTAGTTCCAACGGGCGGGCCTGGCAGCACATTCTCTGATTGTCGAATTCAAGCCAAGACGAGTACGTGCGTTTCTTGAGGTTTGATTGAACGGCAGCGCTATAGTGCCCCGGTTCCGCGGGCGTCCAGGCCGCTTGAGCGTGCTTGCCGCCTGCATCATCTAGAGCATGAAGTCTGGACTTGGGACGACCGGCTGACGCCAATATGCGCGACGTCTGCGGCGCCATTCCATTACCATCGGGTGATGGCGCCCCCTCGAAATCGCAAGGGCAAGACACGACAGCTTTGGACACCATCTGAACTCGGCCGATACCTGACATTGCATCAGCGGCCCCGACGTCCTATCCCTTGAGTGGATAACACTCGACGAGTCCAATTTAACGCGCTGATGCCAAGTCCCGAAGCGATATGACGACGACTGAAACTTCAAGGAGTTGCAGGCACGAAAAGCCCGTTGGACAGACCGATCCGGCGGTCATCGACCCTCAATTGGTTATCGTG
This sequence is a window from Devosia beringensis. Protein-coding genes within it:
- a CDS encoding EamA family transporter; its protein translation is MTIRIFLLVLLSVTISAVAQVALKRGMSGPIVQRALDGSELVPKLIAVGMSPMVFLGLALYAVGAVVWLLVLAKIDVSQAYPFVGIGFLITLGFGVLLLGETVTLARIIGIAFVSVGIVVLSRS
- a CDS encoding UbiA family prenyltransferase → MDTLSEGLAMKPLDTPQVLTVSLERDLLPNGLIIESVLAAIGGRPAQAPALLKAMVTGHLSNVLLRQGDMEFATLPWRQEALDELRLHRAAGTRLILLAQCGAEMARRAVAHLELFDEVVGDGQAAPATESSIRQLSRPVRPPPIRDAVRALRPHQWVKNVLVFVPLIVSGQFDDVSGWIYSVLAFVAFSLTASAIYLLNDLADLEADRIHARKRLRPFASGVLPVMWGLWMAPALLFAGIGTAIMANGLPYLALYAVLSISYSLDLKKRSLFDVFALAALYTVRLYGGGEMSGHSPSVWLLGFSVFLFLGLALMKRMAELVGTKADKLKRRGYKQADQPLLMAAGVASSFCASLVLALYLDSDQVQLIYSVPFRLWPIVPLMLFWQLKLWHKTLHGRMTDDPIVFAAKDRVSWIVGGLILACSVFAGLHS
- a CDS encoding transglutaminase-like cysteine peptidase, with amino-acid sequence MQRILTFLAVLTLLFPATLPSYGSVGRLGATRMVLEGSFDAPLGYQLFCLTNPRHCRGGGASEVNYTDRLGEMLQRVNSTINGVIRPRNEAKDVWSIGVSQGDCEEYALAKRAELVRLGLPASAVRIAMAKTRSGQGHAVVVVRTNAGDLVLDNLRAQVSNWDETDLRWVAMASSNGRAWQHIL